Proteins co-encoded in one Plectropomus leopardus isolate mb chromosome 14, YSFRI_Pleo_2.0, whole genome shotgun sequence genomic window:
- the LOC121954130 gene encoding photoreceptor outer segment membrane glycoprotein 2-like produces the protein MAVLRLKFTKTKRDKLAQVLWILNWISVVTGVILFSLGLYLKVEINKRGELMADRDIQYVPNMLIAVGLIACAINFLGGKICYDCVDTTKFLRWKLIMLPYIICTFFFTFCVLVGALLCYSMRGELEESLNLGLTEAIRFYKDTDTPGRCFLKRTVDMLQIEFQCCGNSGYKDWFQIQWISNRYLDMSRKEVVDRLKSNVEGKYLMDGVPFSCCNVNSPRPCIQQQITNNSAHFNYEHQTEVLNLWMKGCRQALLEYYTHIMQSIGLTVLITWLFELSVLTGVRYLQTSLENVLRQGDLNSDSDGWLLENSFMETARTNLNIIKNLGKSNQIDTFNNGDPNINVPSTSTAHYGPDNVPPPKTTTEAS, from the exons ATGGCAGTCTTGAGACTGAAGTTCACCAAGACCAAAAGAGACAAGTTGGCCCAGGTGTTATGGATCCTGAACTGGATCTCAGTAGTGACAGGGGTCATTCTGTTCAGCCTGGGTCTGTACCTCAAGGTGGAGATCAACAAGCGAGGAGAGCTGATGGCGGACAGGGACATCCAGTACGTGCCCAACATGCTGATCGCCGTGGGCCTCATCGCCTGTGCCATAAACTTCCTGGGTGGGAAGATCTGCTACGACTGCGTGGACACCACCAAGTTCTTGCGCTGGAAGCTGATCATGCTGCCCTACATCATATGCACGTTCTTCTTCACCTTCTGCGTGCTGGTGGGGGCTCTGTTGTGTTATAGCATGCGCGGGGAGCTAGAGGAGTCTCTGAACCTGGGGCTGACAGAGGCCATCAGGTTTTATAAGGACACGGACACGCCGGGACGATGCTTCCTGAAGCGAACTGTGGACATGCTGCAGATAGAGTTCCAGTGCTGTGGGAACAGTGGCTATAAAGACTGGTTTCAGATCCAGTGGATTAGCAACCGTTATCTAGATATGTCCCGGAAAGAGGTGGTGGA CCGATTAAAAAGTAACGTGGAGGGGAAGTACCTGATGGACGGAGTCCCTTTCAGCTGCTGCAACGTCAACTCCCCCCGGCCCTGCATCCAGCAGCAGATCACCAACAACTCCGCTCACTTCAACTACGAGCACCAGACAGAGGTGCTGAACCTGTGGATGAAAGGGTGTCGCCAGGCGCTGCTGGAGTACTACACCCACATCATGCAGTCCATTGGCCTCACAGTCCTCATCACCTGGCTGTTTGAG CTCTCTGTTTTGACAGGGGTTCGTTACCTGCAGACCTCCCTGGAAAATGTGCTGAGACAGGGCGACCTCAACTCTGATTCTGACGGCTggctgctggaaaacagcttcATGGAGACTGCACGCACCAACCTGAACATCATCAAGAACCTCGGCAAGAGCAACCAGATAGACACATTCAACAATGGAGACCCAAACATTAACGTTCCCTCCACCTCTACAGCTCACTATGGGCCGGACAATGTGCCGCCGCCGAAGACAACAACTGAAGCCAGTTGA